The following is a genomic window from Bosea sp. RAC05.
ATCGCAGCGACTGGTCGGTCGCCTACGAGTTCTATTCCAGCGTGCTCGGCTACAGCCTGAAGAAGTTCCCGGACGCCGCGACCGCCCCCAAGACCTGGGCAGACTTCTGGGACGTGAAGAAGTTTCCCGGCCGGCGCGCGCTGCGCAACAATCCGCTCGCCACGCTCGAAGCTGCGCTGATGGCCGATGGCGTGCCGCACGACAAGCTCTACCCGCTCGACGTCGATCGCGCCTTCAGGAAGCTCGAGGAAATCAAGCCGCACATCACCGTCTGGTGGACGTCGGGCGCGCAATCCGCCCAGCTCCTCAACGACGGCGAGGTCGACATGGTGATGGCCTGGAACGGCCGCATCTCGGCGCTGGCCAAGGAGGGCGCCAAGGTTGCCTACACCTACAACCAGGGCATCCTGCAGAGCACCTCGCTCTGCGTGCTCAAGGGTGCGCCGAACCTCTCCACCGCGATCAAGTTCCTCAACGAGGCGGTCGATCCGGTCCACCAGGCCAATCTGCCGCTGCATATCGACTACGGCCCGGCCAACCCCAAGGCCTATGACACCGGCGTCATCCCGGCCGCCCGCGTCCTGGAACTGCCGAGCTCGCCCAACAATGCCAAGGTGCAGGCGCTGATGTCCTACTCCTGGTGGACCTCCGCTGCCGGCGAAGCGGCCGAAAAGCGCTGGCTCTCCTTCTCGCAGAAGAAGTGAGCCACGTCGCGTGACGTCATTCTCGGGCCGCGCCTGGCGCGGACCCGAGAACCTCTTGCAGGAGATGCCCGGGGCGAGCCCGGGCATGACGAGGATGCTCTCATGACCGCCATCGACCCATCCGCCCGCTACAGGCGCCGCGAGCAGGGGCTCATGCTCCTGCTCGCCTCGCCGGCGGTGATCGTCATCCTCGCGCTGGTGGTCATCCCCGTCGGCTGGCTGATGACGCAGTCGTTTTACGACAACGGCTTCACGCTGGAGCATTACCGCCGCATCTTCAGCGAGGACATCTACTGGCGCAGCTTCACGCTCACCTTCCGCATTGCGCTGATCGTGACCGTGATGACCCTGATCCTGGGCTACCCCGTCGCCTATGCCGCCGCCCATGTGAAGCGGCCCTGGGACGTGCTGATCCTCTCCTTCGTGATCCTGCCGTTCTGGACCAGCGTTCTCGTGCGCGCCTATGCCTGGCTCGTCCTGCTCCAGCGCACCGGCGTCACCAACCAGATGCTCGAGGGCCTCGGCCTGATCAGCGAACCGCTGGCGCTCGTCCACAACGAGCTCGGTACGATCATCGCCACCGTCCACATCCTGCTGCCCTTCATGGTGCTGCCGCTCTATTCGACCATGCAGAAGATCCCGCGCGAGCTGATGCTGGCCGGCGCCAGCCTCGGCGGCGGGCCGCTGCACAGCTTCCTGCGCATCTTCCTGCCGCTGTCGCTGCCGGGCGTCGTCGCCGGGCTGACGCTGGTCTTCGTGCTGACGCTGGGCTTCTACATCACGCCGGAGCTGCTCGGCGGTGGCCGCACCATCATGATCTCGATGGTCGTGAGCCGGAACGTCGAGCTCTACAACGAATGGGGCGCGGCCAGCGCGGTCGGGGTGGTGCTGCTGGTCTGCGTGCTCGCGATCTTCATGGCGGTCGGCCGCATCATCCCGCTCGACAAGATGCTGGGGCAGAAGTGATGAAACAGCCGCTCCTGCCACGCCTCGTCTTCGGCGCCTTCGTCGGCCTCGTCCTGCTCTATCTGATCCTGCCGCTGCTGATCATCGTGCCGATGTCGTTCTCGGCGACGCGCTTCCTGACCTTCCCGCCGCCGGCCTTCTCGCTGCGCTGGTATGCCGAGTATTTCGGCAATCCCGCCTGGATGCAGGCGACGCGGATGAGCCTGCTGATCGGTGTCCTCACGGTGATCGTCGCGACGCCACTGGGGACGGCCGCCGCCTATGCGATCAGCCACTCGCAGACGAAGCTGATGCGCTCGCTGCACATGATGCTGATGCTGCCGCTGATCGTGCCGATCATCATCATCGCGATCGGGATCTTCTTCATCTACGCCAAGATCGGGCTGATCCAGACCCTGACCGGGCTCGTCCTGGCCAATGTCATGCTCGGCCTGCCCTATGTCATCACCTCGGTCGTGGCCGGGCTGCAGAGCTTCGACAAGACGCAGGAGATGGTCGCCCGCAGCCTCGGCATGAACCGCTTCCGCGCCTTCCTCACCGTGACGCTGCCCCAGATCAAGGCCAGTGTCTTCGCCGGCGGCATCTTCGCCTTCATCTCGGCGATCGACGAGACGATCATCGCGCTCTTCGTCTCCGGCGGGCAGCACCAGACCCTGACCAAGCGCATGTTCACCGCGCTGCGCGACGAGATCGACCCGACCATCGCCTCGATCTCGACCCTGCTGACGGCAGCATCCTTCATTCTGGTGCTGCTGGCGACGAGCAGCCAGAAACGCGCGGCCGGCTGAGACGGCACGGAGGAGGGCCACCGGAGCGGGCAAGCCTGACGACTCTGTCAGGGCCATCACCTTCGGCCCGAATAGCTATCAGACAATCTGTCAATCGGTTGACAGCCCTGCTGTTCTGTACGACATCTTTCGGCGTGAAGGGCCCAGAGAAGGCGCCTGCACGATGGAGGAATCGATGTCGCATAAGTCGTTCGCTCGCGGCGTCAGCCGCCGGGGCCTCATGCTCGGTGCCGCCGGCGCCATCACCGCGCCCCATGTCATCCGGGACGCCGTCGCCCAGGGCAAGGCCGTCAATGTCGGCGTGATCGTGCCGCTGTCGGGCGCCAACGCCCAGTTCGGGATCAATTCGCGCAACGGCATCGAACTGGTCGCCGACGAGATCAATGCCGCCGGCGGCATCAAGGCGCTCGGCGGGGCCCGCATCAATCTGGTCATCGCCGACTCGACCTCGACGCCGACCACCGCCGCCAATGTCGCCCAGCGCCTGCTGACCCAGAACGACGTCGTGGCGATCCTCGGAGCCTTCGCCTCGTCGCTCACCATCGCGATCTCGGAGGTCACCGAGCGTCGGGGCGTGCCGCTGCTGACCATGTCCTTCTCGGACCAGATCACCGGGCGCGGCTTCGAGAACATCTTCCAGGTCGTCGCCAAGGCCTCGGTGATCGGCAAGGCGCAGTTCGACGGCACGGCCGCCATCGCCGCCAGCGCCGGCCAGAAGCTCGAGCGCGTTGCCATCATGTACGAGGACACCGCCTATGGCACCTCGCAGGCGGGCGGCCTGCGCGAGGGCGCCAAGGCAGCCGGCGTCCAGATCGTCATGGACGACGCCTATCCGCTGGGCATCACCGACGTCACGCCGCTGATCAACAAGCTGCGCGCCTCCGGCGCCCAGGCGGTGTTCCCGGTCTCCTATCTCAACGATTCCCTGCAGATCATCCGCGCGATGCGCCAGCAGCGCATCACCATCCCCGCCATCGGCGGCGCGGCCGGCTACGTCATTCCCGATTTCGAGAAGGGGCTGGGCGAATTCGCCGAGGGTGTCCTCTCGATCTCGCCGGCCAATTACGACCTCGCGCCGGAACTGACCGAGCGTTTCCGCAAGCGCTTCGGCTACTTCATGGTCCATGAGGCGCTGGAGCACGCCGTCTGCATGGATGTGCTGGCGCAGGCGATGGAGAAGGCCAAGTCGGCCAAGCCCGAGGATTTGCGCAAGGCCCTCCAGGGCGCCCGCTTCGAGGGCGGCTGGAACAAGGCCATGACGGGCGGCGCCGTCCAGTTCGACAAGACCGGCCTCAACACGCTCTCCGTGCCCGTCATGGTCCAGTGGCGCAACAAGGAACTCGTCACCGTCTGGCCCGCCGACGTCGCCAAGGCCAAGGCCGTCTGGACCGGCTGAGCCGACAGGCGGTCGCGGCCGGGCAGGGGAGAGAGACGGCTATGGCGGTGGTTCAGGCCATCCTGGACGGCTTGATGATCGGCGGTGTCTATGCCGTCATCTCGATCGGCCTGACACTGGTCTTCGGCGTGATGGGGATCGTGAACTTCGCGCAGGCGGAGTTCCTGATGCTCGGCATGTTCGTCGCCTATTACGCCTGGGCCTGGCTCGGGCTCGATCCGCTGCTGGCGGCGCCGCTCGCCTTCGCCGTGGTGTTCCTGCTCGGCGCCGCGATCCAGCACGTGCTGATCAAGCGCGTGCTCAAGGCGCCCGAGGTGGCGCAGATCTTCCTCACCGTCGGCCTGCTGATCGTGCTGGAGAACGCCGCGCTCCTCATGTTCGGATCGGGCTTCCGCTCGGTCTCGACGCCCTATCAGACCTCGTCGCTGCAGCTCGGGCCGCTCTTCATCTCGGTGCCCTATCTCGCCGCCTTCGCCATGTCGGTGGCCTCGGGGCTGGCGCTCTGGCTCTTCCTCAAGTCGAGCTGGTTTGGCCGCGCCATGCGCGCCACCGCGCAGGACCCGATGGCCGCACGGCTGATGGGCATCGACGCCGACCGCATGCACATGCTCGCCTTCGCGCTCGGCGTCGGGCTCACCGCCTTCGGCGGCGCGGTGATCCTGCCCTATCTGACCGCCTCGCCGACGGTCGGCACGCAATTCGCCGTGCTGATGTTCACGGTGGTGGTGCTGGGTGGGCTCGGCTCGGTCGCGGGCGCGGTCGTCGGCGGCCTCGCCGTCGGCATCATCCAGTCGCTCTCGGCGCTGGTCTTCCCGATCCAGCTGCAGAACCTCGTCCTCTTCGTCGTCTTCATCGCGGTGCTGGCCTTCCGGCCGAAGGGCCTGCTGGGGGCGGCCCGATGAGCGGCGTCTCACCCCGGCAATGGGCCGGGCTCGCGCTGCTGGCAGCACTGGCCATCGCCCTGCCTTTCGCCTTCGAGCCGCGCGGCTACGGCATCCGCATCCTCTGCCTGGCGCTGCTCTTCGCCGCCATGGCGCAGGCCTGGAACATCGTCGCGGGCCTCGCCAACCAGATTTCGCTCGGCCACGCCGCCTTCTTCGGCATCGGCGCCTACACCTCGACGCTGCTGCTGATCCATTTCGGCATCACGCCCTGGCTCGGCATGGTCGCGGCGGCGGTGCTGGGCGGGCTTGCCGCGCTCCTGATCAGCCTGCCGACGATGCGGCTGCGCGGGCACTATTTCGCCCTGGCGACGCTCGCCTTCGGCGAGGTGATGCGCGTCGTCGCCAACAGCTGGGGCGGTCTGACCGGCGGGCCGGTCGGCATCTCCGTGCCCTTCGCCAAGCCGAGCCTCGGCCTGATGCAGTTTGCCGAGACCCGCGCCTCCTACTGGGTGATGCTGGGGGCGCTCGTCGTGGTGACCGTGATCTTCGTCGCGATCAAGCGCAGCCGCCTCGGCTATCGCCTGCGGGCGATCAAGGAGAATGCCGACGCGGCCGAGGTCATCGGCGTCGACACCACCCGCACCAAGATCGTCGCGGCGGTGATCTCCGGTGCGCTGACGGCGGCGCTCGGCACGCTCTACGCCCAGTTCCAGTTTTTCTTCGATCCCGACACCGTTTTCGGCGTCGCCTCGATCTCGGTGCGGATGGCGATGATCGCCATCGTCGGCGGCATCGGCACGGCGGCGGGCCCGATCCTCGGCGCCTTCTTCGTCATCCCGCTCGAGGAGATCGCCAATCAGGTCTTCTCCGCCCAGGCGGCCGGGCTCTCGCAACTGGTCTTCGGTGTGCTGCTGATCCTCGTGATCCTGGTCGAGCCGCGCGGCTTCATGGCCATCGGCCCGCGGATCAGACGCCTGCTTCGCCGGGAGGAACGCTGATGGTCGCCCCTCTGCTTGAGGTTACCGGCCTCGGCAAGCGCTTCGGCGGGCTGCAGGCCTTGTCGGATGTGTCGCTGTCCGTGGCGCCGGGCGAGATCCTCGGGCTGATCGGCCCCAACGGCGCCGGCAAGACGACGCTGTTCTCGACGCTGGTCGGCCTGCACCGCCCCGATTCCGGCACGATCCGGCTCGACGGCCGCGACCTCGTCGGCCTGAAGCCGCACAGGATCGCCGCTGCGGGCATGGTCAAGACCTTCCAGAACGTCGCGCTCTTCCTCGACTCCTCGGTCCTCGACAATGTCCTGACCGGCGGGCTGATGCGCCACGCGATTCCTCAGGCCCGGGAACTGGCGATGCGCTGCCTCGAGCGCGTCGGCATCGGCGCGATCGCCGGCAAGATCGCGCGCGATCTCTCCTTTCCGGAGCGGGCCCGGGTCGAGGTGGCGCGCGCGCTCTGCACCGAGCCGCGGGTCCTGCTGCTCGACGAGGCGATGGCGGCGCTCAACCATGCCGAGATGGACGCCTTCATGGCGCTGCTGCGCCAGCTGCGCGCGGAGGGGCTGACGCTGGTCGTGGTCGAGCACCACATGCGCGCGATCATGGCGCTCTGCGACCGGCTGGTCGTGCTGAATTTCGGCCAGAGGATCGCCACCGGCACGCCGGCCGAGATCGCGCGCGATCCGGCCGTGATCGAAGCCTATCTCGGCCGGTCGGCGGCGTGAGGAGGGTGCGATGACGAGCCAGCCTCCGCTTCTGTCGATCGCCGGGCTGAACGCCGGCTATGGCGGCCTCGACGTGCTGCACGACGTTTCGATCGCGGTCGGCGCGGGCGAGTTCGTCTGCGTGATCGGCGCCAACACGGCGGGCAAGAGCACGCTGCTGCGCACGATCTCGGGGCTCGTCTCCGCGCGCGGCAGCATTCGTTTCGACGGCACCGAACTCGTCGGCCGGCCCTCCCATGCGATCCCGACGCTCGGCATCGCCCATGTGCCGGAAGGTCGCCACGTCTTCCCCGAGATGACGGTCGAGGAGAACGTCATGCTCGGCGCCTATGCGGTGCGCTCCGCCAGCGATCTCCCGGTGCGTCGCGACCGGGTGCTGACGATGTTTCCCCGGCTGCGCGAGCGGCTCGGACAGCTCGCCGGCACGCTCTCGGGCGGCGAGCAGCAGATGGTCGCGATCGGCCGGGCCCTGATGCTCCAGCCGAGGCTTCTCCTGCTCGACGAGCCGAGCCACGGCCTCGCGCCGAAGATCGTCGACGAACTCCACGACACCTTCCTGGCCGTGAGCCGGACGGGAACGTCGATCCTGCTGGTCGAGCAGAACACCACGCTGGCGCTCTCCGTCGCCGGGCGGGGCTATGTGCTCGAGAGCGGCCGGGTCGTGCTGTCGGGTACGAGCGCAGAACTGTCCGGAAACGATGCCGTCCGAAGCGCCTATCTCGGGCTCTGAGGACCACCGAACACCACCATGAAAGGGTCAAGGCCGATGTCGCACAGCGATCAGTTCAACAAGGGTCTCGAAGTCCGCCGCAAGGTGCTGGGCAGCGACTATGTCGATGGCAGCCTGGCCAAGGCCGACGACTTCATGATGGCCTTCCAGAACATCACCACCGAATGGTGCTGGGGCTATGCCTGGACGCGGCCCGGCCTCGAGCACAAGACGCGCTCGATGCTCAACCTCGCCATGCTGACGGCGCTCGGCAAGCCCGCCGAGCTCAAGCTCCACGTCAAGGGCGCGCTCGCCAACGGCGTCACCGTCGACGAGATCAAGGAAATTCTGCTCCACGCCACCGTCTATTGCGGCATCCCGGCCGGCCTCGACGCCTTCAAGGCGGCCCATGAGGTGCTGAAGGCCGAGGGAGCCGTTCCGGCCGACAAGTGAGACCGGCGATGGCCGGCTGGGAGGTCTTCGCCCTGCGCTATGCCGTGCATGAGCGCCGGGCCTTCGAGAACTTCATCCGCGCGCCCGATCCGCACGACGCGCCCATGCCCATGGACTATTTCGTCTGGGTCGTGCGGCGCGGCGGGCGGGTCGTCGTGGTCGACACCGGCTTCACCCCCGAGGGTGGAGCCAAGCGCGGCCGCACCCTGATCCGCCCCGTCGAGGCGGCGCTGCGCCAGCTCGGCATCGCGCCCGACACGGTGGAGGACGTGGTCATCACGCATCTCCACTATGACCATGCCGGCAATCTCGATCTCTTCCCGAAGGCCCGCTTCCACCTTCAGGAGGCGGAGATGGGCTTCGCGACCGGCCGGCACATGTGCCAGGCCTGCATCCGCTACCCCTTCGACGTCGAGGATGTCGTGCGGATGGTGCGCGCGGTCTATGCCGAGCGTGTCGTCTTCCATGACGGCGATGCCGAGATCGACGCGGGGCTGACCCTGCACAAGGTCGGCGGCCATAGCGCGGGCCTGCAGATGGTTCGTGTCGAGACCGCGCGCGGCCCGATCGTGCTCGCCAGCGACGCCGCGCATTTCATGGCCAATATCGAACGGCAGAACCCGTTCCCGATCTTCTTCGATCTCGGCGCGCTGGCGCAGGGCTGGCGCGCCGCGCGCCGCCTCGCCGGGGCTGAGGAGCGGATCATCGCCGGTCACGATCCGCTGGTGCGGGAGCTCTATCCCGCGGTCGAGGGCTCGGAGGGCGAGACGGTCGCCCTGCATCTCCCGCCGCTGCGCTAGTCAGCGCGGCCCTCCGATATGGGCCAGCGCCGCCAGCAGATGCGGGCGGAACAGGTCCGCGTGCTCGCACATCGGGAAATGGCCGAGCCCCTCCATGACGCACAGATCGGCGCCGGGGATCAGCGCGGCAAGCTTCGCGCCGTCCTCCGGCGTCGCCGAGTAGTCATAGGTGCCGCAGAGCAGCGAGACCGGCGTCCGCGCGGCGTCGATGCGTGGCGCCACCTCCGCGCCGTCGAACTCGTCGGAATAGAAGGCGAGGTCGCCGGCATAGATCTCGGGCGCGCCCTGCGAATAGATCCAGGCGGCCCGGCGGCGGCTGTCGAGCGGGCTCGTCGGGCTCATCAGCCCGCGGACGAAGGCGGCGTTGTGCAGCCCGGCATGGACGCCGACGTGGTGCTGGTACAGGTTGCGCCGCCCCTTTGAGCGGAAGGGGGGCTCGATCGCGATGACGCCGGCGACGAGATCGGGCCGCTCGGCGGCCAGCAGCAGAGCGAGCGCCGCGCCCATCGAGCCGCCGGCGACGATTGCCTTCTCGCCGATGACCTGCTCGATGATCGCCGCGCACCAGCCGAGATAGCGCGCGCCCGAGAGCCGGTAGGGCTCGCCCTGCCAGCCCTCCGGTGGCATCGAGCGGCCGTGGAAGGGCATGTCGGGCGCGATCAGGCGCCACTCTGCGGCCAGCGCGACATCGGCGAGCTGTCCGTGGAACTGGCGGGAATCGGCGCCGGCCGTGTGCAGGAACAGCACCGGCCGCCCGCTTCCGGCGCGCTCGACATAAATCTCGGCTGCGCCCTCCGGCAGGACGACCCGGTGATAGCGCCCCTCGATCTGGCCCATCCGCCGGGTGACGGAGGGCGCCGGAGCGGCGGGCGAGAGCACGACGAGCTCGATCAGCCGCTCGATCACGGCACGGGCCTGCGCGATCACGAGTGGGTCGCCGGAGAGGGTGAAGGCGGGATTGGCGATCGCCAGCGCCGTGAAGGCCTGGAAGCGCGGCGGCGGGGGCAGGGTCAGGAGCCTCGCCCAGTCCGCGTCCGCCGCCGACAGCACGATGTCGGGCGCCGCCGTGCCCTCGAAGACCACGACGCCGTCATCGAGCCGCAGCAGGATGTCGTCGCCCGCGCCTTCGATCCGCAGCACCGCGGCGAGGCCGGCGCCGAGGCGGCGCAGTTCGGCGTCGTGGGCCGCCGCGGCGATGCGCGCTCGCAGGCCCATCAGCTGCGCGAGCCGGCGGCGAGCGCCTGGAGATGGCGGTGGATCTCGGTGTGGTCGGCCTGCGCGCGGAGCCCGCTTTTGGCCGCCTCCCACAATGCGGCCACAGACTGGATCTGCGGCAGCGGAAGCTCGAGATGATCGGCGAGATCGGCGGCGATGCGCAGATCCTTCGCCATCAGCGCCAGCGAGAAGCCCGAGTTGAAGGCCTCGGAGATGACGAAGGGCTTCATCTTCACCTCGGTCGAGTTGTTTCGACCCGTCGAGGCGTTGAGCACGTCGACGATCGTCTCCGGCGCCAGGCCGAAGCGGCCGCCGACGAGGAGAGCTTCGCAGGCCGCGACCAGCCCGGCCGCCGAGACATAGTTGTTCAGCGCCTTCATCGCATGGCCGGAGCCGATCGGCCCCGTCGCAAAGATCGACTTGCCCATCGCCGCCAGCACGGGCCGGGCGCGTTCGACCGCCTCGGCCGCTCCGCCGGCCATGATCGCGAGCGAGCCGTCGATGGCGCGCTTCACACCACCCGAGACGGGCGCGTCGATCAGGTGCAGGCCCAGCGGCGCGAGATCCGCCGCGAGGCCAACCGTCTCCGTCGGTGCCGAGGAGCTCATGTCGATGACGAGCGCACCCTTGGCCAATGCGCGTGCGGCGCCCGAGGCGAGCAGCACGTCACGCACGATCCGGCCATTCGGCAACATGGTGATCAGGATGCCGGCGCCTTCGGCGGCCTCTTTCGCATCGGCGAAGGCCGTACCGCCCGCCTCGACCAGCGCCTGCCGGGGCGCCTCGGCCGGGTCCGCGCCGCGCAGGCTGAAACCCGCACCGATCAGCCGGCGCGCCATCGGCAGGCCCATCTGGCCGAGGCCGATGAAGGCGATGGGGGCAGGTGCGCTGGCGCTGTCAGGCATGGAACGATCCTCCGGCGTCACGCCAAGGGCGGCGCGGCGTCGGTCGGATTTCTGGGCGCTATCAGACAATCTGTCAATTCGCGGAGCTAGCCGCTGCGAGGCTCTCGCTCTAGCACCGCCAGCGCGACCTTCGCCGCCATTGCGATATGGTGCCGGCAGGCCTGTTCGGCCCGCGCGCCGTCGCGGGCCGCGATGGCCTCGTAGATCGCCTCGATCTCGGCGACGCTGTCGTCGAGCCGACCCTGCTGGGTCATCGAGGTGAAGCGCAGCAGGGTGATGCGGTTGTGCAGCATCGTCAGCGACTGCTTGACGAAGATGTTGCCGGCGCCCTCCATCAGCACGCTGTAGAAACGCGTCTTGGCCGCGACGAGTTGCGCGCGGTCGCTGTTGCGGGCCGCCTGCCGGAACCCCGCCACGGCCTGCTTCAGCTCGGCGAGGGCCTCCTCGCTGCCCTGTTCGGCGAAAGCGCGCCCGGCGAAGCCTTCCAGCAGCGCCCGGACGTCATAGAGCTGGCGGGCCTCGTCGAAATTGATTGAGGAGACCTCGGGCCCGCGATGGGGCACCGTGACGACGAGGCCCTCGGCCTCGAGCTGGCGCAGCGCCTCGCGCACTGAGGTCCGGCCGACGCCGATCTGCTCGCAGAGTTCGCGCTCGACGAGGCGCTGGCCCGGCCGGAAATGCCCGGAGGCGATGGCCTCCCGGATCCGGTCCTCCACCAGG
Proteins encoded in this region:
- a CDS encoding alpha/beta fold hydrolase gives rise to the protein MGLRARIAAAAHDAELRRLGAGLAAVLRIEGAGDDILLRLDDGVVVFEGTAAPDIVLSAADADWARLLTLPPPPRFQAFTALAIANPAFTLSGDPLVIAQARAVIERLIELVVLSPAAPAPSVTRRMGQIEGRYHRVVLPEGAAEIYVERAGSGRPVLFLHTAGADSRQFHGQLADVALAAEWRLIAPDMPFHGRSMPPEGWQGEPYRLSGARYLGWCAAIIEQVIGEKAIVAGGSMGAALALLLAAERPDLVAGVIAIEPPFRSKGRRNLYQHHVGVHAGLHNAAFVRGLMSPTSPLDSRRRAAWIYSQGAPEIYAGDLAFYSDEFDGAEVAPRIDAARTPVSLLCGTYDYSATPEDGAKLAALIPGADLCVMEGLGHFPMCEHADLFRPHLLAALAHIGGPR
- a CDS encoding ABC transporter ATP-binding protein encodes the protein MVAPLLEVTGLGKRFGGLQALSDVSLSVAPGEILGLIGPNGAGKTTLFSTLVGLHRPDSGTIRLDGRDLVGLKPHRIAAAGMVKTFQNVALFLDSSVLDNVLTGGLMRHAIPQARELAMRCLERVGIGAIAGKIARDLSFPERARVEVARALCTEPRVLLLDEAMAALNHAEMDAFMALLRQLRAEGLTLVVVEHHMRAIMALCDRLVVLNFGQRIATGTPAEIARDPAVIEAYLGRSAA
- a CDS encoding ABC transporter permease, coding for MTAIDPSARYRRREQGLMLLLASPAVIVILALVVIPVGWLMTQSFYDNGFTLEHYRRIFSEDIYWRSFTLTFRIALIVTVMTLILGYPVAYAAAHVKRPWDVLILSFVILPFWTSVLVRAYAWLVLLQRTGVTNQMLEGLGLISEPLALVHNELGTIIATVHILLPFMVLPLYSTMQKIPRELMLAGASLGGGPLHSFLRIFLPLSLPGVVAGLTLVFVLTLGFYITPELLGGGRTIMISMVVSRNVELYNEWGAASAVGVVLLVCVLAIFMAVGRIIPLDKMLGQK
- a CDS encoding ABC transporter substrate-binding protein codes for the protein MQPRRLTFATACAAAGLSLALMSPLPAQAAEQIMFVSQGGAYQKAQTIAILDPSAKKLGITINQDSVPDAWPIMRSQVASGKPTWDVVDVATNFCLRGGEQGIVEKLDFSKIPNAAAMPAEYRSDWSVAYEFYSSVLGYSLKKFPDAATAPKTWADFWDVKKFPGRRALRNNPLATLEAALMADGVPHDKLYPLDVDRAFRKLEEIKPHITVWWTSGAQSAQLLNDGEVDMVMAWNGRISALAKEGAKVAYTYNQGILQSTSLCVLKGAPNLSTAIKFLNEAVDPVHQANLPLHIDYGPANPKAYDTGVIPAARVLELPSSPNNAKVQALMSYSWWTSAAGEAAEKRWLSFSQKK
- a CDS encoding NAD(P)-dependent oxidoreductase, yielding MPDSASAPAPIAFIGLGQMGLPMARRLIGAGFSLRGADPAEAPRQALVEAGGTAFADAKEAAEGAGILITMLPNGRIVRDVLLASGAARALAKGALVIDMSSSAPTETVGLAADLAPLGLHLIDAPVSGGVKRAIDGSLAIMAGGAAEAVERARPVLAAMGKSIFATGPIGSGHAMKALNNYVSAAGLVAACEALLVGGRFGLAPETIVDVLNASTGRNNSTEVKMKPFVISEAFNSGFSLALMAKDLRIAADLADHLELPLPQIQSVAALWEAAKSGLRAQADHTEIHRHLQALAAGSRS
- a CDS encoding carboxymuconolactone decarboxylase family protein; translation: MSHSDQFNKGLEVRRKVLGSDYVDGSLAKADDFMMAFQNITTEWCWGYAWTRPGLEHKTRSMLNLAMLTALGKPAELKLHVKGALANGVTVDEIKEILLHATVYCGIPAGLDAFKAAHEVLKAEGAVPADK
- a CDS encoding N-acyl homoserine lactonase family protein, whose protein sequence is MAGWEVFALRYAVHERRAFENFIRAPDPHDAPMPMDYFVWVVRRGGRVVVVDTGFTPEGGAKRGRTLIRPVEAALRQLGIAPDTVEDVVITHLHYDHAGNLDLFPKARFHLQEAEMGFATGRHMCQACIRYPFDVEDVVRMVRAVYAERVVFHDGDAEIDAGLTLHKVGGHSAGLQMVRVETARGPIVLASDAAHFMANIERQNPFPIFFDLGALAQGWRAARRLAGAEERIIAGHDPLVRELYPAVEGSEGETVALHLPPLR
- a CDS encoding GntR family transcriptional regulator, coding for MNEMNLRIPRQAATLRLLVEDRIREAIASGHFRPGQRLVERELCEQIGVGRTSVREALRQLEAEGLVVTVPHRGPEVSSINFDEARQLYDVRALLEGFAGRAFAEQGSEEALAELKQAVAGFRQAARNSDRAQLVAAKTRFYSVLMEGAGNIFVKQSLTMLHNRITLLRFTSMTQQGRLDDSVAEIEAIYEAIAARDGARAEQACRHHIAMAAKVALAVLEREPRSG
- a CDS encoding branched-chain amino acid ABC transporter permease yields the protein MAVVQAILDGLMIGGVYAVISIGLTLVFGVMGIVNFAQAEFLMLGMFVAYYAWAWLGLDPLLAAPLAFAVVFLLGAAIQHVLIKRVLKAPEVAQIFLTVGLLIVLENAALLMFGSGFRSVSTPYQTSSLQLGPLFISVPYLAAFAMSVASGLALWLFLKSSWFGRAMRATAQDPMAARLMGIDADRMHMLAFALGVGLTAFGGAVILPYLTASPTVGTQFAVLMFTVVVLGGLGSVAGAVVGGLAVGIIQSLSALVFPIQLQNLVLFVVFIAVLAFRPKGLLGAAR
- a CDS encoding ABC transporter permease; translated protein: MKQPLLPRLVFGAFVGLVLLYLILPLLIIVPMSFSATRFLTFPPPAFSLRWYAEYFGNPAWMQATRMSLLIGVLTVIVATPLGTAAAYAISHSQTKLMRSLHMMLMLPLIVPIIIIAIGIFFIYAKIGLIQTLTGLVLANVMLGLPYVITSVVAGLQSFDKTQEMVARSLGMNRFRAFLTVTLPQIKASVFAGGIFAFISAIDETIIALFVSGGQHQTLTKRMFTALRDEIDPTIASISTLLTAASFILVLLATSSQKRAAG
- a CDS encoding branched-chain amino acid ABC transporter permease, translated to MSGVSPRQWAGLALLAALAIALPFAFEPRGYGIRILCLALLFAAMAQAWNIVAGLANQISLGHAAFFGIGAYTSTLLLIHFGITPWLGMVAAAVLGGLAALLISLPTMRLRGHYFALATLAFGEVMRVVANSWGGLTGGPVGISVPFAKPSLGLMQFAETRASYWVMLGALVVVTVIFVAIKRSRLGYRLRAIKENADAAEVIGVDTTRTKIVAAVISGALTAALGTLYAQFQFFFDPDTVFGVASISVRMAMIAIVGGIGTAAGPILGAFFVIPLEEIANQVFSAQAAGLSQLVFGVLLILVILVEPRGFMAIGPRIRRLLRREER
- a CDS encoding ABC transporter ATP-binding protein translates to MTSQPPLLSIAGLNAGYGGLDVLHDVSIAVGAGEFVCVIGANTAGKSTLLRTISGLVSARGSIRFDGTELVGRPSHAIPTLGIAHVPEGRHVFPEMTVEENVMLGAYAVRSASDLPVRRDRVLTMFPRLRERLGQLAGTLSGGEQQMVAIGRALMLQPRLLLLDEPSHGLAPKIVDELHDTFLAVSRTGTSILLVEQNTTLALSVAGRGYVLESGRVVLSGTSAELSGNDAVRSAYLGL
- a CDS encoding ABC transporter substrate-binding protein encodes the protein MSHKSFARGVSRRGLMLGAAGAITAPHVIRDAVAQGKAVNVGVIVPLSGANAQFGINSRNGIELVADEINAAGGIKALGGARINLVIADSTSTPTTAANVAQRLLTQNDVVAILGAFASSLTIAISEVTERRGVPLLTMSFSDQITGRGFENIFQVVAKASVIGKAQFDGTAAIAASAGQKLERVAIMYEDTAYGTSQAGGLREGAKAAGVQIVMDDAYPLGITDVTPLINKLRASGAQAVFPVSYLNDSLQIIRAMRQQRITIPAIGGAAGYVIPDFEKGLGEFAEGVLSISPANYDLAPELTERFRKRFGYFMVHEALEHAVCMDVLAQAMEKAKSAKPEDLRKALQGARFEGGWNKAMTGGAVQFDKTGLNTLSVPVMVQWRNKELVTVWPADVAKAKAVWTG